The following are encoded together in the Drosophila biarmipes strain raj3 chromosome 3L, RU_DBia_V1.1, whole genome shotgun sequence genome:
- the LOC108034703 gene encoding uncharacterized protein LOC108034703, whose protein sequence is MSSASSDVDDPNYVDLQTNDGVIYTVDTRLALQMGPIRDLILLERENNTRTTEVFPLTRVDAKNLRFIIKWSAAVEHLKDNEKDTQSLLKKLLVEDDADYEFLLQLILAANYLQMEDLLQATTQLLANAIQACQSVEEICTYFNVQAD, encoded by the coding sequence ATGTCGAGCGCTTCTTCAGATGTAGATGACCCTAACTATGTTGATCTACAGACCAACGACGGCGTGATTTATACAGTGGACACTCGTTTGGCTCTACAGATGGGACCCATTCGTGATTTGATACTGCTGGAGAGAGAGAATAACACTAGGACGACCGAAGTTTTTCCTCTGACTAGAGTAGACGCTAAGAACTTGCGATTCATAATCAAGTGGTCAGCAGCTGTTGAGCATCTGAAAGACAATGAAAAGGATACGCAATCGCTGCTCAAAAAACTCCTAGTTGAAGATGATGCCGACTACGAGTTCCTCTTGCAACTCATCCTGGCCGCCAACTATCTGCAGATGGAGGACTTGCTGCAGGCCACAACCCAACTTCTGGCAAACGCCATACAGGCGTGCCAAAGTGTCGAGGAGATTTGCACATATTTTAACGTGCAAGCCgattaa